The genomic DNA CGATCCGCCCGCATGGCGAGTCGGTGGGACAGTGCTGTGGGACGCTGAAGGCTTTCGTGCGGTGAGGCGCATGCCAGCCGGGATGCCGTTTTGCCCGCATCGTTTGGCGGGGTCCGCTGGGGGCGCGGGCCGCTGGCCCGCCGAGCGGTCCCTGGCGGCTTTTCTCGTCGTTAGCAGTTCGCGTGGACCGCTTTGAATCTCTACGCGGCCTCGTCCGTGGATTTCAGCTAGCAAGCTTGCTTCTGCGGGCCGGAGGCTCCGCGATCCCAGCGGAGCCGGCACTGCGTGCCGGGCTCATGAATCGTCCCGTTGGGACTGCACGAAAATACGCGTTTTTGCACGAAATAGTATCAGTGAATTGCGTGGAAGGGCGGTAGAATGAGGGTTGCGCCGTTTGGATGCTCCTGTCCCTCGCGCCTCCCGTCCGCTCCTCATGAATCCGATTGCCCGTCTCCTCTGCCTGACCGTGGTGCCCGCCTGGGCCCTGCAGGCGGCTCCTGTCACCCGTGCCCGCGATTTCACCGAGGCGCTCGAACAAGCGCAGGCGAGCGGCAGCGACATCGTGGTGCTGCAGCGCGGCAGCGACTGGAATCGCTTGGGCGAAACGCTTTACCAGGGGGTGTGGCAGGCACCGGAATTCGAAAAGGAACTGGCCGAGGGCTTCGTGCTGGTGACGGTGGACCGGCCGGAGCAGGCGGGCGCGCCGGCACTCGGCAGCGGGGAAAGTGCGGCCGGGTTGACGCGATTTTTGGCAGCGACGGCCGCGGGGGCGAAGCTGCCCGAGAACGAAGTTGCCTCGGTCCGCGCGGAAGGCGGGGCGTCGTTCAAGAAACGCGCCGATGGGACGTGGTTGCTGGACGATCCGAAGGGCGAGAAGAACCCGGCACACGATACGCTGCAGTTGAACGTGCGCGCCAGCCGCGGCGGGCAGGTGCTGCGCCTCGATTTCCTGCCGGATGCCTCGCTGCCGAATGGCGGTTCGGGTCGCGCGCCCAATGGCAATTTTGCCCTCAACGAGGTGAGCATCGTCGATGGCGACAAGCCGCTGGCGGCGACCCATGCGTGGGGCAACTCGCCGGAAGGCGCGGGTGCTGCCCAGCTTTTGTTAGACGGGGTCACTGACAAGCCCGACAAGGCATGGAATGGCGGAGCCCACACCCGTCAGGCGCGCACGCTGATGCTGGCACTCGCCAAGCCGGTGCGCCCGGGCGCCAATCTCAAGGTGACCTTGACCGGTCGCTCGCAGTGGAACAATCACATCCCGGCCTGCTTGCGCGCCGCGGTGGTCGATGACGAGGGGATGGCCGCCTCGCTGGCGCGGGTGGCCGACGCGCAGTCGCAGGCGACCCGCAATGAAGCCTTCACGTGGTGGGATGGCGGCCGTTGTCCGCGGGTGGCGCTGGTGGACTCGGAAGGGCGGGGGATTGCCGCGCTCGATACGCCTCGCGGCGATCTAACACCGACGACGCTGGCGGCACAGGTGAAGAAGCTGCGCGAAACCCGCATCGCCCGCGATGAATGGCTGGCGAAGGCTGCCAAGGTCAGCGGCCCCGATCAGGCGGAACTGCTGCGCCAAGCGCTGGCGGAACTCGATTTCGGCAACTGGCCCGGCAATGGGAATTGCTACAAGCCGATCCACGACCAGATCCGCGCGGCCGATCCCCAGGACGTGACCGGTGCGGTTCGCTGGCTCGGCTTTTCGAAGGATCCCAAGGGCGGCATCCCGTGGGCGAAGCCGGCGTGGAACGAGGCGCTCGATACGCAGGGCGGCAAGCGCGCGCTCACCGACGCCGACTATCAGGAAGCGATCGCCCGCGTGGACAAGGAGCTGGCCGACCCGCGCAACAAGGTGCTCAGCCACGAAAACGTCCAGCGCATGATGGTGGCAAAATTCCACATCTACAAAGGTTGGAAGGGCCATGAGGACGAGCGCTTCAAGGTCCAACAGCAGATCGCCGATCTCGATCCCGCCACCTTCTGGGGCATCGGCGCACGCGGCTACATCGGGATGTATGGCAAGAGCGCGACGCCCTACCTGACCTACGGCTGGAAGCCGGAGCAGGTGAAAGCCGGTGCCAATACGTGGCGGATGGACGACACCGGCTACTTCTTCGACCACCCGGGCAGCTACAAGGTCGCGCTCACCCATGCCGCCGGGGCTGCCACGGTGAAGGTGAAGCGGCTGGCGTTGTTAGATGGCGACAAGGTGCTGGCCGAGGCCAAGCCCGACGCCGACCTGGGACCGGGCAAGGGCCGCGTGGAGGCGATCCTCGACTGCGCCGCGTGGCAGCCGGACCGCGCCTATGTCTTCGTCGCGGAAATCGAAGCCGCCCAGACCGACAGCGCCGGACGCTTCGCGATCGAGCCGTGGTTCACCGAGCCAGCCGCGACGACCCTCGCGACCGATCATTTCAAGGTCCGCCGCGACTTGCGCGACAAGCTGGCCGCCGCCTTCGCGCCCCACCGGAACGCGCTCGACAAGGCATTCGCTGGCGAGAGTGTGCGCCTCGACCTCGCCCGCCACGAGCTGATCCGCCGCTGCGGGCCGGAGGTCCTCGACCAAGTCGCCGCGAGCCCCGGCGGCAAGGAATTTCTCGAGGCCTTCACCGGCGATCTCGCGTGGCTGGAGTCATTCCTCGCCAATGACGAGGCGAAGTGGCCGCTGGCGATCGAGAACCTGCGCTTCCTCCATCGCAATGGCCGCGACCTCGACCAGCCGCTCTACCGGAAGGTCGCCACCGCCATGGCGCTGGCTGCCGGTGAGATGAACCGCTATCGCTTGTTAGACCGCTACCACGGTGTCCTCCGCACTCATCGCGAGGGCTTGCTGCACGTGTCTTTCGAAGGCCTGGACACCCGCGAAATGCGCTGGGCGATCCCTCTGGCCGGCACCGACCGCGACTATCGCTTCATGGTGGATACCATGCAGCAGCGCCTTCGCGACTACCTCGGCGCCTGCTGGGGCATCGCCTACATCGACCCGAATGTTTACGGCTACTCGGTGCAGGGCTGGGGCTTCATCGATCCGTGGACGCACCACTACGGCACGGGGACTGGCGACCGGCCGTTCCCGGTTCACCGGATCGTCGGCGGCGTGTGCGGCACGCTGTCGGGCTTCGGTGCCACCGTGACCCAGGCGCACGGTGTGATGTCCACCACGGTCGGCCAGCCGGCGCACTGCGCGTATGTCGTGCGTGTCGGCGAGGAATGGCCGACCGGCAATGATGTTTCCGGCCCGGAGACCAATGGCGCGTCGGTGTATGAAGGCACCGGCTTTCCCACCATGCACCGGCTCTACGAGGTGGTGCACGGCGACACGGCCGCTTTCCTGAAGTCGTCGCGTCTTGCGTGGGCGGCGCACGTTTATCTCGACCGCCGCCGGCCGCTGGTGCGCGTGATGCCCGGCATGACCTATGCCGTCTATGACTTGCCCGGTGGCAAGGTGGACGACATGGCCAAGCTCAAGCCGGTGAAGACCGGTGTGGCCAGCGGCTTCGATCTTTCCGAAGTGCTGCCCGCGAATCCGGTGAACTTCGGCGTGGCGTGGGAAGGCGAGATCGAAGTGAGCGGCGACGGTCCCGTGACGGTTCAACTGAAGAGCGACGACGCTTCGCGCCTGAAGATCGGCAACCACCTCGTCCCCTGCAATCAGGCACCGATGGAACTCAAACTCCGCTCCGGCACTCATCCGGTGAAGCTCGAGTATGGCCAGGCTGGCGGCAATTGGTCGCTCGCCGTGACTTGGTCCGGGCCCGCCGAGTGGGATGCCGATTGGTCGGGAGCCTATCTGCAAGCGATCGCCGCGCAGCCGATCAACTACCCGCTTTTGTTAGAAACGATCAAGTCGTTCGAAAGCGCCAGCGACCTGCCGAAGGGCACATGGCAAAAACTGATCGGCCAGATCGCCACGGCCTATGCGCCGTATCACGAAGCGGCGTGGGCTTTGGTCAACCGCTGCTATGGCAAGGTCGCGCCGACGCTGGCACCCGCCGAGCGGCTGGAGCTGTTGCTGGCCAGCCATCGACACATCACGCAGGCGAAGGCACCGAAGTTCATGGGCTATAACCTGGCCGCAGTCCTCAACATCCAGGCTGAATCGCTTGGTGATCCTGCGATGGCGTTGTCCTTCTTCGAGAAGCTGCTCGCCATCCATTACTCCGAGACACCCACCGCCAACCGGGTCTTCGGCGACGTGCTGAACTGGGGCCGCACGCGCTTCACCGCGAAGCCGGAGACGGCCGCGGGATTCGCCAAGGCGGTCGGCAGCTTCTTCTCCGCTCGCGGCGAGAGCCTTGGCGTCGACAGCATGCGCAATCAGATCGTTGCCGGCATCAAGGCAGCATCGGATGCCGGCGACCTCGCTTCGTGGCGCTTGTGGAGCGAGATGGCGGCCCGCTTCCTGCCGCCGCTTGCACCCGGCGACGTGCACCTGAATGCCGAGCAGGCCAAGGCCGCGCCGAAGCTGCCAACGTCCGGCAGCCTGCTATCGAAGGACGGGCTGCTGCAGACCAGCAGCGCGTGCCAGTTCGACCGCCCGCTTTCTTACCGTGCCGTGCTCGATGGCAGCGCGCCCGGCTGGTTTGACACCGAGGCCGAAGCCAAGCCATGGGCCCAGATCATGCTGGCCGGTGAGGCGGAGATCACCGGGATCGTCGCGGTGAATCGCTATGAGTTCAAACCGGAGCAAGAGGAGTTCCAGTGGGCCGCGCCGTTCAAGGTGCTCGTCTCCACCGATGGCAAGACTTGGACCGAAGCCGCCACCTGCGACAAGGCGGAGGCGGTGATGCGCATCGACCTGCCCGGCAAACCACGTGCCCGCTACGTCCGGCTTGAGCGTCAGGCTCCGGCGGATGCGTCGAAGCCGCCGGGGCGCTTTCACTTGCGCAACTTCCTGGTCTTCGGCCGCAAGATGTATTGATCCGCGGGTCTCACGGGTCTTCCTGAGAAAGCGATCGGCCTGCATTTGTTCCGCCCCCTCCGGGGTCAAATTCGTATGGGTTTTTAGGCAAGGGAGAGGGAGTCATTTCGGCTGGATCGCGTCACCTTGTGTCAGATTGGAGCATGGTTCGGGATGTTTATGGCATTCCGGTTTCCGTCTTCGCAAGGCCCCGGCCCGCTTATGAAAACCCTCCTCCTTCCCACCGGCAGCGCTATCTCGCCAAGGTTTCCGACCATCGGTTCGCGAGCGTGGGTGAAGTGCGTGGTGATCGCTGGGCTTTCTGTTTCTGCACTGCCGCTGGCCGCTCAAAACGCCGTCCCCGCTGACAAGGGCTCGCTCACGGATTCCGGAAAGTTCCAGCCGAAGGATGCTGCGGCCGCCGCTGCTGCGGTGCCCAATCCGGCGGCCCGTCTCGCCGAACTGGGAGTAAAGCTCGAGGGCGACCGCATGCAGATCGGATTGGTGGAACTCGATCGCAAGACGCACACGGTTTCGTTTCCGGCCAAGGTTCACGCCGTCGAGGGGCTCATCGAGTACTTGCTCGTCAATTCCAAGGGCAAGGTCCACGAAACGCTGTTCGTCACCGAGGCCGAGCCACAGGACATCCACGTCGCCTGCCTGCTCGCGGGTTGGGGAAAGAAGGATGCGGCGCCGGTCTTGATCGAAGCGTCGTGGGAATCCAACGGACCGCTGCGCCGCGAACCGGTCGAGAACCTCGTCGCGTTCGCCAAGGATCACCCGCAGGGCGAGACCGACGGGCATCTCACGCCGGGTTCGTGGACCTACACCGGCTCGACGATTGATGCCGGGGGCTTCGCTGCCACCCGTGAAGGATCGGTCGTCTCGCTGATCAATGATCCCGCCGCGTTGGTCACCAATCCGCGGCCCGGACGCGATGACGACACGCTCCATGTGCCGAACGGCAAGCTGCTCCCGGCCGCCGGATTTCCCATCAAGATCTCTCTCCGCCCCGCACCCGAAAAGAAGGACTAACAGGTTCTCTTACCCAGCTTCCGAACGCCGATG from Luteolibacter arcticus includes the following:
- a CDS encoding discoidin domain-containing protein, producing MNPIARLLCLTVVPAWALQAAPVTRARDFTEALEQAQASGSDIVVLQRGSDWNRLGETLYQGVWQAPEFEKELAEGFVLVTVDRPEQAGAPALGSGESAAGLTRFLAATAAGAKLPENEVASVRAEGGASFKKRADGTWLLDDPKGEKNPAHDTLQLNVRASRGGQVLRLDFLPDASLPNGGSGRAPNGNFALNEVSIVDGDKPLAATHAWGNSPEGAGAAQLLLDGVTDKPDKAWNGGAHTRQARTLMLALAKPVRPGANLKVTLTGRSQWNNHIPACLRAAVVDDEGMAASLARVADAQSQATRNEAFTWWDGGRCPRVALVDSEGRGIAALDTPRGDLTPTTLAAQVKKLRETRIARDEWLAKAAKVSGPDQAELLRQALAELDFGNWPGNGNCYKPIHDQIRAADPQDVTGAVRWLGFSKDPKGGIPWAKPAWNEALDTQGGKRALTDADYQEAIARVDKELADPRNKVLSHENVQRMMVAKFHIYKGWKGHEDERFKVQQQIADLDPATFWGIGARGYIGMYGKSATPYLTYGWKPEQVKAGANTWRMDDTGYFFDHPGSYKVALTHAAGAATVKVKRLALLDGDKVLAEAKPDADLGPGKGRVEAILDCAAWQPDRAYVFVAEIEAAQTDSAGRFAIEPWFTEPAATTLATDHFKVRRDLRDKLAAAFAPHRNALDKAFAGESVRLDLARHELIRRCGPEVLDQVAASPGGKEFLEAFTGDLAWLESFLANDEAKWPLAIENLRFLHRNGRDLDQPLYRKVATAMALAAGEMNRYRLLDRYHGVLRTHREGLLHVSFEGLDTREMRWAIPLAGTDRDYRFMVDTMQQRLRDYLGACWGIAYIDPNVYGYSVQGWGFIDPWTHHYGTGTGDRPFPVHRIVGGVCGTLSGFGATVTQAHGVMSTTVGQPAHCAYVVRVGEEWPTGNDVSGPETNGASVYEGTGFPTMHRLYEVVHGDTAAFLKSSRLAWAAHVYLDRRRPLVRVMPGMTYAVYDLPGGKVDDMAKLKPVKTGVASGFDLSEVLPANPVNFGVAWEGEIEVSGDGPVTVQLKSDDASRLKIGNHLVPCNQAPMELKLRSGTHPVKLEYGQAGGNWSLAVTWSGPAEWDADWSGAYLQAIAAQPINYPLLLETIKSFESASDLPKGTWQKLIGQIATAYAPYHEAAWALVNRCYGKVAPTLAPAERLELLLASHRHITQAKAPKFMGYNLAAVLNIQAESLGDPAMALSFFEKLLAIHYSETPTANRVFGDVLNWGRTRFTAKPETAAGFAKAVGSFFSARGESLGVDSMRNQIVAGIKAASDAGDLASWRLWSEMAARFLPPLAPGDVHLNAEQAKAAPKLPTSGSLLSKDGLLQTSSACQFDRPLSYRAVLDGSAPGWFDTEAEAKPWAQIMLAGEAEITGIVAVNRYEFKPEQEEFQWAAPFKVLVSTDGKTWTEAATCDKAEAVMRIDLPGKPRARYVRLERQAPADASKPPGRFHLRNFLVFGRKMY
- a CDS encoding YdjY domain-containing protein codes for the protein MKTLLLPTGSAISPRFPTIGSRAWVKCVVIAGLSVSALPLAAQNAVPADKGSLTDSGKFQPKDAAAAAAAVPNPAARLAELGVKLEGDRMQIGLVELDRKTHTVSFPAKVHAVEGLIEYLLVNSKGKVHETLFVTEAEPQDIHVACLLAGWGKKDAAPVLIEASWESNGPLRREPVENLVAFAKDHPQGETDGHLTPGSWTYTGSTIDAGGFAATREGSVVSLINDPAALVTNPRPGRDDDTLHVPNGKLLPAAGFPIKISLRPAPEKKD